In Rhinolophus sinicus isolate RSC01 chromosome X, ASM3656204v1, whole genome shotgun sequence, a single genomic region encodes these proteins:
- the BMP15 gene encoding bone morphogenetic protein 15 — MVLFSILRIIFWGLMIFMEHKVQMAKVGQRSTALLAEAPTSPLIRELLEEAPDKQQRKPWVLGHPMRYMLELYQRSADARGHPRENRTIGATMVRLVRPLANATRSHRGLWNIQTLDFLLRPNRAVYQLVRATVVYRHQLHLTGSHLSCHVEPWVQKSPTNRFPSSGRGFSKPSQISKAWTEMDITQHIRQGLWNLKGRRVLRLHFMCQQQKGCEGLALPWHDTSSLDIAFLLLYFNDTHKSVQKAKLLPGGLEDFMERESFLLRRARRAGSIASKIPGPSQDHDGPESKQCSLHHFQVSFHQLGWDHWIIAPNLYTPNYCKGTCPRVLRYGLNSPNHAIIQNLVNELVDQSVPQPCCVPYKYVPISILLVEANGNILYKEYEDMIAQSCTCR, encoded by the exons ATGGTCCTCTTCAGCattcttagaattattttttggGGCCTGATGATTTTTATGGAACACAAGGTCCAAATGGCAAAGGTAGGGCAGCGCTCTACTGCCCTCCTGGCTGAGGCCCCTACCTCACCCCTGATTCGGGAGCTGTTAGAAGAAGCCCCTGACAAGCAACAGAGGAAGCCATGGGTCCTAGGGCATCCCATGCGGTACATGCTGGAGTTGTACCAACGTTCCGCTGATGCGCGTGGGCACCCTAGGGAGAACCGCACCATTGGGGCCACCATGGTGAGGCTGGTGAGGCCCTTGGCCAATGCAACAAGATCTCACAGAG GCCTCTGGAATATACAAACCCTGGATTTTCTCCTGAGGCCAAACCGGGCTGTGTACCAACTAGTCAGAGCCACTGTGGTTTATCGCCATCAACTCCACCTAACTGGCTCCCATCTCTCCTGCCATGTGGAGCCCTGGGTCCAGAAAAGCCCAACCAACCGCTTTCCTTCCTCAGGAAGAGGTTTCTCCAAGCCTTCGCAGATATCCAAAGCTTGGACAGAGATGGATATCACACAACACATTCGACAAGGACTCTGGAATCTCAAGGGACGCAGGGTTCTACGACTCCACTTCATGTGCCAGCAGCAAAAAGGTTGTGAGGGTCTAGCGCTCCCATGGCATGACACATCATCCTTGGACATTGCCTTCTTGTTACTTTATTTCAATGACACTCATAAAAGTGTTCAGAAGGCCAAACTTCTCCCCGGAGGCCTAGAGGACTTTATGGAAAGGGAATCTTTTCTCTTGCGGAGGGCCCGGCGAGCAGGCAGTATTGCATCTAAAATTCCCGGTCCCTCTCAGGATCATGATGGGCCTGAAAGTAAGCAGTGTTCCCTCCACCATTTCCAAGTCAGTTTCCACCAGCTGGGCTGGGATCACTGGATCATTGCTCCCAATCTCTATACCCCAAATTACTGTAAGGGAACATGCCCTCGGGTACTACGCTATGGTCTCAATTCTCCCAATCATGCCATCATCCAGAACCTTGTCAATGAGCTGGTAGACCAGAGTGTTCCTCAGCCCTGCTGTGTTCCTTATAAATATGTTCCCATTAGCATCCTTCTGGTTGAGGCAAACGGAAATATCTTGTACAAGGAGTATGAGGATATGATCGCCCAGTCCTGCACATGCAGGTGA